The Streptomyces sp. NBC_00670 genome window below encodes:
- the ndk gene encoding nucleoside-diphosphate kinase yields the protein MSQRTLVLLKPDAVRRGLTGEIISRIERKAGWSITALELRTLDQETLEQHYGEHKGKPFYEPLVEFMASGPVVALVVEGERVIEGVRALAGPTDPIAAAPGSIRGDYGVIVRENLIHASDSEDSAERELKIFFPGRF from the coding sequence GTGAGCCAGCGCACCCTTGTCCTCCTCAAGCCCGACGCCGTCCGTCGCGGGCTGACCGGCGAGATCATCAGCCGTATCGAGCGCAAGGCCGGCTGGAGCATCACCGCGCTGGAACTGCGCACCCTGGACCAGGAGACGCTGGAGCAGCACTACGGCGAGCACAAGGGCAAGCCGTTCTACGAGCCCCTCGTCGAGTTCATGGCCTCCGGTCCCGTCGTCGCCCTGGTCGTCGAGGGCGAGCGGGTCATCGAGGGGGTCCGGGCGCTGGCCGGCCCCACCGACCCGATCGCCGCCGCCCCCGGCTCCATCCGCGGCGACTACGGCGTCATCGTCCGCGAGAACCTGATCCACGCCTCGGACTCGGAGGACTCCGCCGAGCGCGAGCTGAAGATCTTCTTCCCCGGCCGCTTCTGA
- the folC gene encoding bifunctional tetrahydrofolate synthase/dihydrofolate synthase: protein MSELPPDNNASDDFDGDFDDIVAAETDRDPDLAVIEAGSRTLRTQGGPPESDIPARPADPEADKALREVEAELATRWGETKLEPSVTRIAALMDVLGEPQRSYPSIHITGTNGKTTTARMIEALLGAFELRTGRYTSPHVQSITERISLDGAPISAERFVETYRDIKPYVEMVDTAQEYRLSFFEVLTGMAYAAFADAPVDVAVVEVGMGGTWDATNVIDGDVAVVTPIDLDHTDRLGSTPGEIAGEKSGIIKQDASVIMAQQPVDAAQVLLRKSVEADATVAREGLEFGVVARQVAVGGQLITLRGLGGEYGEVYLPLHGAHQAHNASVALAAVEAFFGVGAQRPEPLDLDTVRKAFAAVSSPGRMEVVRRSPTVVLDAAHNPAGARVTAEAVGEAFDFSRLIGVVGTSGDKDVRGVLEAFEPIFAEVVVTQNSTHRAMDADALAALAVEVFGEDRVQVEPSLPDALEAAITLAEEEGEFAGGGVLVTGSVYTVGEARLLLKRG from the coding sequence GTGAGTGAGCTCCCGCCCGACAACAACGCCTCCGACGACTTCGACGGCGACTTCGACGACATCGTCGCCGCCGAGACGGACCGCGACCCCGACCTCGCCGTCATCGAGGCCGGCAGCCGCACCCTCCGTACCCAGGGCGGCCCGCCGGAGTCCGACATCCCCGCCCGCCCCGCCGACCCCGAGGCCGACAAGGCGCTGCGCGAGGTCGAGGCGGAGCTCGCCACCCGCTGGGGCGAGACCAAGCTGGAGCCCTCCGTCACCCGGATCGCCGCGCTGATGGACGTCCTGGGCGAGCCCCAGCGCTCGTACCCCTCGATCCACATCACCGGCACCAACGGCAAGACCACCACCGCCCGCATGATCGAGGCCCTCCTCGGCGCCTTCGAGCTGCGCACCGGCCGCTACACCAGCCCGCACGTGCAGTCGATCACCGAGCGGATCAGCCTGGACGGGGCGCCGATCTCCGCCGAGCGCTTCGTCGAGACGTACCGGGACATCAAGCCGTACGTCGAGATGGTCGACACCGCGCAGGAGTACCGCCTGTCGTTCTTCGAGGTGCTCACCGGCATGGCGTACGCGGCCTTCGCCGACGCGCCCGTGGACGTCGCCGTCGTCGAGGTCGGCATGGGCGGCACCTGGGACGCCACCAACGTCATCGACGGCGACGTCGCCGTCGTCACCCCCATCGACCTGGACCACACCGACCGCCTCGGTTCCACGCCCGGCGAGATCGCGGGGGAGAAGTCCGGGATCATCAAGCAGGACGCCTCGGTCATCATGGCCCAGCAGCCGGTGGACGCGGCCCAGGTGCTGCTGCGGAAGTCCGTCGAGGCGGATGCGACCGTGGCCCGCGAGGGGCTGGAGTTCGGCGTCGTCGCGCGGCAGGTCGCCGTCGGCGGACAGCTGATCACCCTGCGCGGGCTGGGCGGCGAGTACGGCGAGGTGTACCTCCCGCTGCACGGCGCCCACCAGGCGCACAACGCCTCCGTGGCGCTCGCCGCCGTCGAGGCCTTCTTCGGCGTCGGCGCCCAGCGCCCCGAGCCGCTGGACCTCGACACCGTCCGCAAGGCGTTCGCCGCGGTCTCCTCGCCGGGCCGCATGGAGGTCGTCCGCCGCTCCCCGACGGTCGTGCTCGACGCCGCCCACAACCCGGCCGGCGCCCGGGTCACCGCCGAGGCGGTGGGCGAGGCGTTCGACTTCAGCCGGCTCATCGGCGTGGTCGGCACCAGCGGCGACAAGGACGTACGCGGGGTGCTGGAGGCGTTCGAGCCGATCTTCGCGGAGGTCGTGGTCACGCAGAACTCCACCCACCGCGCGATGGACGCCGACGCGCTCGCCGCCCTCGCGGTCGAGGTCTTCGGCGAGGACCGGGTCCAGGTGGAGCCGAGCCTGCCGGACGCCCTGGAGGCGGCGATCACGCTCGCCGAGGAGGAGGGCGAGTTCGCCGGCGGCGGTGTCCTCGTCACCGGGTCCGTGTACACCGTCGGCGAGGCCCGACTGCTGCTGAAGAGGGGCTGA
- a CDS encoding rod shape-determining protein, whose amino-acid sequence MSFIGRDMAVDLGTANTLVYVRGRGIVLNEPSVVAINTNTGGILAVGAEAKKMIGRTPGNIVAVRPLKDGVIADFEITERMLRYFILKIHKRRYLARPRVVVCVPSGITGVERRAVIEASSQAGARQVHIIEEPMAAAIGSGLPVHEATGNMVVDIGGGTTEVAVISLGGIVTAQSIRVAGDELDNAIIQHVKKEYSLLLGERTAEQIKITIGSAYDLDSDEHTEIRGRDLVSGLPKTVVISAAEVRKAIEEPVNAIVDAVKTTLDKCPPELSGDIMDRGIVLTGGGALLRGLDERLRRETGMPIHIAEDPLDSVALGSGKCVEEFEALQQVLDAQPRR is encoded by the coding sequence ATGTCGTTCATCGGCCGTGACATGGCTGTCGACCTCGGGACCGCCAACACGCTGGTGTACGTCAGGGGTCGCGGAATCGTACTCAACGAACCGTCCGTCGTCGCGATCAACACCAACACCGGTGGCATCCTCGCGGTCGGTGCCGAAGCCAAGAAGATGATCGGGCGCACGCCGGGCAACATCGTCGCCGTGCGTCCGCTGAAGGACGGCGTGATCGCCGACTTCGAGATCACCGAGCGCATGCTCCGCTACTTCATTCTGAAGATCCACAAGCGGCGCTACCTCGCCCGTCCGCGCGTCGTCGTCTGCGTGCCCTCCGGGATCACCGGGGTCGAGCGCCGCGCGGTCATCGAGGCCTCCTCGCAGGCCGGCGCCCGCCAGGTGCACATCATCGAGGAGCCCATGGCGGCCGCCATCGGCTCCGGCCTGCCGGTCCACGAGGCCACGGGCAACATGGTGGTGGACATCGGCGGCGGCACCACGGAGGTCGCGGTCATCTCGCTCGGCGGCATCGTCACCGCCCAGTCCATCCGCGTCGCGGGTGACGAACTGGACAACGCGATCATCCAGCACGTCAAGAAGGAGTACTCGCTCCTCCTCGGCGAGCGGACGGCGGAACAGATCAAGATCACGATCGGTTCGGCGTACGACCTCGACTCCGACGAGCACACCGAGATCCGTGGCCGCGACCTGGTCTCCGGCCTGCCCAAGACCGTGGTCATCTCCGCGGCCGAGGTGCGCAAGGCCATCGAGGAACCGGTCAACGCCATCGTCGACGCGGTCAAGACGACCCTCGACAAGTGCCCGCCGGAACTCTCCGGCGACATCATGGACCGCGGGATCGTCCTCACCGGCGGCGGCGCCCTGCTGCGCGGCCTCGACGAACGGCTGCGCCGCGAGACGGGCATGCCGATCCACATCGCCGAGGACCCGCTGGACAGCGTCGCCCTCGGTTCCGGAAAGTGCGTCGAGGAGTTCGAGGCCCTCCAGCAGGTCCTCGACGCCCAGCCGCGCAGATGA
- a CDS encoding TIGR03960 family B12-binding radical SAM protein, with amino-acid sequence MPVESVFPQLEALLPHVQKPIQYVGGELNSTVKDWDDCDVHWALMYPDAYEVGLPNQGVMILYEVLNEQDRVLAERTYSVWPDLEALMREHRVPQFTVDSHRPVKAFDVFGLSFSTELGYTNMLTALDLAGIPLESKDRTVDDPIVLAGGHAAFNPEPIADFIDAAVIGDGEQAVLDMTAVIREWKAEGRPGGREEVLLRLARTGGVYIPAFYDVEYLPDGRIARVVPNRSGVPWRVSKHTVMDLDEWPYPKQPLVPLAETVHERMSVEIFRGCTRGCRFCQAGMITRPVRERSITGIGEMVEKGLQATGFEEVGLLSLSSADHTEIGDIAKGLADRYEEDKVGLSLPSTRVDAFNIDLANELTRNGRRSGLTFAPEGGSERIRKVINKMVSEDDLIRTVATAYGNGWRQVKLYFMCGLPTETDDDVLQIADMATRVIAKGREVSGSNDIRCTVSIGGFVPKPHTPFQWAPQLSAEETDARLAKLRDKIRGDKKYGRSIGFRYHDGKPGIVEGLLSRGDRRLGAVIRAVYDDGGRFDGWREHFSYDRWMACADKALPAQGVDVDWYTTRERTYEEVLPWDHLDSGLDKDWLWEDWQDALDETEVDDCRWTPCFDCGVCPQMDTSIQIGPTGKKLLPLTVKQPAGSAHTH; translated from the coding sequence ATGCCAGTCGAGTCGGTCTTCCCACAGCTCGAGGCCCTGCTCCCGCATGTGCAGAAACCGATCCAGTACGTCGGCGGCGAACTCAACTCCACCGTCAAGGACTGGGACGACTGCGACGTCCACTGGGCCCTGATGTACCCCGACGCCTACGAGGTCGGCCTCCCCAACCAGGGCGTCATGATCCTCTACGAGGTACTCAACGAACAGGACCGCGTCCTGGCCGAACGCACCTACAGCGTCTGGCCGGACCTGGAGGCCCTGATGCGGGAGCACCGGGTCCCCCAGTTCACCGTCGACAGCCACCGCCCGGTGAAGGCCTTCGACGTCTTCGGCCTCTCCTTCTCCACGGAGCTCGGCTACACCAACATGCTCACGGCCCTGGACCTGGCCGGCATCCCCCTGGAGTCGAAGGACCGCACGGTCGACGACCCGATCGTCCTGGCCGGCGGCCACGCCGCGTTCAACCCCGAGCCGATCGCCGACTTCATCGACGCGGCGGTCATCGGCGACGGCGAGCAGGCCGTGCTCGACATGACCGCCGTCATCCGCGAGTGGAAGGCGGAGGGCCGCCCCGGCGGCCGCGAGGAGGTCCTGCTCCGCCTGGCGAGGACCGGCGGCGTCTACATCCCCGCCTTCTACGACGTCGAGTACCTCCCCGACGGCCGTATCGCCCGCGTCGTCCCCAACCGCTCGGGCGTCCCGTGGCGGGTGTCCAAGCACACGGTGATGGACCTCGACGAGTGGCCCTACCCCAAGCAGCCGCTGGTGCCGCTGGCGGAGACGGTGCACGAGCGCATGTCGGTGGAGATCTTCCGCGGCTGCACGCGCGGCTGCCGCTTCTGCCAGGCCGGCATGATCACCCGCCCGGTGCGCGAGCGCTCGATCACCGGCATCGGCGAGATGGTGGAGAAGGGGCTGCAGGCCACCGGCTTCGAGGAGGTCGGCCTCCTCTCCCTCTCCTCCGCGGACCACACGGAGATCGGCGACATCGCCAAGGGCCTGGCCGACCGCTACGAGGAGGACAAGGTCGGCCTCTCCCTGCCCTCCACCCGCGTGGACGCGTTCAACATCGACCTGGCCAACGAGCTGACCCGCAACGGCCGCCGCTCGGGCCTGACATTCGCCCCCGAGGGCGGCTCCGAGCGCATCCGCAAGGTCATCAACAAGATGGTCTCGGAGGACGACCTCATCCGGACCGTCGCCACGGCCTACGGCAACGGCTGGCGCCAGGTGAAGCTGTACTTCATGTGCGGCCTGCCCACCGAGACCGACGACGACGTCCTGCAGATCGCCGACATGGCGACCCGCGTGATCGCAAAGGGCCGCGAGGTCTCCGGCTCCAACGACATCCGCTGCACGGTCTCGATCGGCGGCTTCGTCCCCAAGCCGCACACCCCCTTCCAGTGGGCGCCGCAGCTCAGCGCCGAGGAGACGGACGCGCGCCTGGCGAAGCTGCGCGACAAGATCCGCGGCGACAAGAAGTACGGCCGCTCCATCGGCTTCCGCTACCACGACGGCAAGCCCGGCATCGTCGAGGGCCTCCTCTCCCGCGGCGACCGCCGGCTCGGCGCGGTGATCCGCGCGGTCTACGACGACGGCGGCCGCTTCGACGGCTGGCGCGAGCACTTCTCCTACGACCGCTGGATGGCCTGCGCCGACAAGGCGCTCCCCGCCCAGGGCGTGGACGTCGACTGGTACACCACCCGCGAACGCACCTACGAGGAAGTCCTCCCCTGGGACCACCTCGACTCCGGCCTCGACAAGGACTGGCTCTGGGAGGACTGGCAGGACGCCCTCGACGAAACAGAGGTCGACGACTGTCGTTGGACGCCGTGCTTCGACTGTGGTGTGTGCCCTCAGATGGACACCAGTATTCAAATCGGACCAACAGGTAAGAAGCTCCTGCCTCTCACGGTCAAGCAGCCGGCGGGCAGTGCGCACACGCACTGA
- the mreD gene encoding rod shape-determining protein MreD — MRLNRTLLSVALVVVALVIQVSVLARLHLPGAVPDLVLLTVLALALVYGHVGGALVGFGAGLLSDLAPPADHAAGRYALVLCVVGYLAGLARPDNGRLKSATGPMAVVVVAAVGSTLLYAGVGALVGDTAARHVGLPSLLLSAAVYDLLLAPFVVPGLMALARRADNDPLAETGSNTKAADVSSGWLSSGTGLRIGSQRGGLKARAAKARVARAGRIKGVKRL; from the coding sequence ATGCGCCTCAACCGGACGCTGCTCTCCGTCGCCCTCGTGGTCGTCGCCCTGGTGATCCAGGTGAGCGTCCTCGCCCGCCTCCACCTGCCCGGCGCCGTACCCGACCTCGTCCTGCTCACCGTCCTCGCCCTCGCCCTGGTCTACGGCCACGTCGGCGGCGCCCTCGTCGGCTTCGGCGCCGGGCTGCTCTCCGACCTCGCGCCGCCGGCCGACCACGCGGCCGGGCGGTACGCGCTCGTGCTGTGCGTCGTCGGCTACCTCGCCGGGCTCGCCAGACCCGACAACGGCCGTCTGAAGTCCGCCACCGGGCCCATGGCCGTGGTCGTCGTCGCCGCGGTCGGCTCCACGCTGCTCTACGCGGGCGTCGGCGCCCTCGTCGGCGACACCGCCGCCCGCCATGTGGGCCTGCCGAGCCTGCTGCTCAGCGCCGCCGTCTACGACCTGCTGCTCGCGCCCTTCGTGGTCCCCGGGCTGATGGCCCTGGCCCGCCGCGCCGACAACGACCCGCTCGCCGAGACCGGTTCGAACACCAAGGCCGCCGACGTCTCCTCCGGCTGGCTCTCCTCCGGCACCGGGCTGCGCATCGGCAGCCAGCGCGGCGGCCTCAAGGCCCGCGCGGCCAAGGCCCGGGTGGCCCGCGCGGGGCGCATCAAGGGGGTCAAGCGGCTGTGA
- the mreC gene encoding rod shape-determining protein MreC: protein MRDTKESRLLLVLLIAIAFALITVDIRGGEDSPVDGARQAAATVFGPIENGVSTAVDPVGNAIAAVRDSGDRHDRIAELERDNAALKAKLGSDARNRSRLAQLDKMLRIAGEGQYGIKGAQVIAIGAAQGFSWTVTIDIGADDGVKRDMTVLNGSGLVGRVTTVGPHSATVLLANDPDFTVGTRMEGSDELGFASGQGDRPFRVQLLNAKADVKKGDRLITFGSQADKPFVPGVPVGKVLRVDPSGGDLTRTVYVEPFVSFTKLDIVGVVVEAPTKDPRDTVLPPKSKPKPTPTVTVTVTPSGNAPAGDNADDTTDDNTGADATAGAQPTP, encoded by the coding sequence GTGAGGGACACAAAGGAGAGCCGGCTGCTCCTGGTGCTGCTGATCGCCATCGCGTTCGCACTGATCACGGTGGACATCCGGGGCGGTGAGGACTCCCCGGTCGACGGCGCCCGGCAGGCCGCCGCCACGGTGTTCGGGCCGATCGAGAACGGGGTGTCGACCGCCGTCGACCCCGTCGGCAACGCGATCGCCGCGGTCCGCGACTCCGGCGACCGGCACGACCGCATCGCCGAACTCGAGCGCGACAACGCCGCGTTGAAGGCGAAGCTCGGCAGCGACGCCCGCAACCGCAGCCGGCTCGCCCAGCTCGACAAGATGCTGCGCATCGCCGGCGAGGGCCAGTACGGCATCAAGGGCGCCCAGGTCATCGCCATAGGAGCGGCCCAGGGCTTCTCCTGGACCGTCACCATCGACATCGGCGCCGACGACGGCGTCAAGCGCGACATGACCGTCCTCAACGGCTCCGGACTCGTCGGCCGCGTCACCACCGTCGGCCCGCACTCCGCCACCGTGCTGCTCGCCAACGACCCCGACTTCACCGTCGGCACCCGTATGGAGGGCAGCGACGAACTCGGCTTCGCCTCCGGCCAGGGCGACCGCCCCTTCCGCGTCCAGCTCCTCAACGCCAAGGCGGACGTGAAGAAGGGCGACCGGCTCATCACCTTCGGCTCCCAGGCCGACAAGCCGTTCGTGCCCGGCGTCCCCGTCGGCAAGGTCCTCCGCGTCGACCCCTCCGGCGGCGACCTGACCCGCACCGTCTACGTCGAGCCCTTCGTCTCCTTCACCAAGCTCGACATCGTCGGCGTCGTCGTCGAGGCGCCCACGAAGGACCCGCGCGACACCGTGCTGCCGCCGAAGTCCAAGCCGAAGCCCACCCCGACCGTCACCGTCACCGTGACGCCCTCGGGCAACGCGCCCGCGGGCGACAACGCCGACGACACCACCGACGACAACACCGGCGCCGACGCCACCGCCGGTGCGCAGCCCACCCCGTAG
- the mrdA gene encoding penicillin-binding protein 2 — protein sequence MTNIPETGRTPRVQIRLVVIQILVLSLLGTLGGRLWYLQIREGAAYAKEASGNHVQQVVQPAVRGSILDARGVALADNETRLVVSASRTDLMKMKDDGKAVLTKLAGVLGMKPQEVMEKVRLCDAKTPQPCWNGSPYQPIPITDEATAKQALQIRERAEDFPGITAEPEAVRRYAAPGGANTAQVLGYLSPVTDDEITKAQDTDSPYLRSDQVGRSGLERQYDKQLRGKAGVTRYEVDNLGRVIGKAQSDKAQPGSNLVTSIDARVQRVAEYELDAAMKTARKQFDKITGENYKADSGAVVVMEAKTGRVVAMASAPNYDPNVWVGGISAKDYKNLTGKDSNYPLLNRATQGQSAPGSTFKVVSTAAAVEAGYDFDGDYPCTSSYTVGNQVFKNFEGENFGDITLGRALEVSCDTVFYGLADREWKKDGGINPKKGEPKDYFYKAAHQFGLGKKTGIDLPNEVTGRVPDREWKQKYWEANKDAWCKSGKKDGTYVQKIAYENCLEGNKMREGDSINYSIGQGDTLLTPIQEAVIYGALANGGTMYTPTIGKAIVSADGKQVTEIKPQASGKLPVNKATIAKMDEALAGVATRGTAAWKFQGWPQDKIPLHAKTGTAEVYGKQTTSWLATYSKDYTVIMTISQAGTGSGASGEAVRKIYNSLYGVSEDGKIDKSKALLPTPQKSLPKIQSDGTIKAPKVQKYDPKADQANEEAPQGGASETPVATTPSPTTGNRQTRRRSGRGRRGGRGRTA from the coding sequence GTGACCAACATCCCCGAGACCGGACGGACCCCACGCGTCCAGATCCGGCTCGTCGTCATCCAGATCCTCGTCCTCTCCCTGCTCGGCACCCTCGGCGGCCGGCTGTGGTACCTCCAGATCCGCGAGGGCGCCGCCTACGCCAAGGAGGCGTCCGGCAACCACGTCCAGCAGGTCGTCCAGCCGGCCGTGCGCGGCTCCATCCTGGACGCCCGCGGTGTGGCCCTCGCCGACAACGAGACCCGCCTGGTGGTCTCCGCCTCCCGCACCGACCTGATGAAGATGAAGGACGACGGCAAGGCGGTCCTCACCAAGCTCGCCGGCGTCCTCGGCATGAAGCCGCAGGAGGTCATGGAGAAGGTCCGGCTGTGCGACGCCAAGACGCCGCAGCCCTGCTGGAACGGTTCGCCGTACCAGCCCATCCCCATCACCGACGAGGCCACCGCCAAACAGGCCCTGCAGATCCGCGAGCGCGCCGAGGACTTCCCCGGCATCACCGCCGAGCCCGAGGCCGTACGCCGCTACGCCGCCCCCGGCGGGGCCAACACCGCGCAGGTGCTCGGCTACCTCTCCCCGGTCACCGACGACGAGATCACCAAGGCCCAGGACACCGACTCGCCCTACCTCCGCTCCGACCAGGTCGGCCGCTCCGGTCTCGAGCGCCAGTACGACAAGCAGCTGCGCGGTAAGGCCGGCGTCACCCGCTACGAGGTCGACAACCTCGGCCGCGTCATCGGCAAGGCCCAGTCCGACAAGGCCCAGCCCGGCTCCAACCTGGTCACCAGCATCGACGCCCGGGTGCAGCGGGTCGCCGAGTACGAACTGGACGCGGCGATGAAGACCGCCCGCAAACAGTTCGACAAGATCACCGGCGAGAACTACAAGGCGGACTCCGGCGCCGTCGTCGTCATGGAGGCCAAGACCGGCCGCGTCGTCGCCATGGCCTCCGCGCCGAACTACGACCCCAACGTGTGGGTCGGCGGCATCTCCGCCAAGGACTACAAGAACCTCACCGGCAAGGACTCCAACTACCCGCTGCTCAACCGGGCCACCCAGGGCCAGTCGGCCCCCGGCTCCACCTTCAAGGTGGTCTCCACCGCCGCCGCGGTCGAGGCCGGCTACGACTTCGACGGCGACTACCCCTGCACCAGCTCCTACACCGTCGGCAACCAGGTCTTCAAGAACTTCGAGGGCGAGAACTTCGGCGACATCACGCTCGGCCGCGCCCTGGAGGTCTCCTGCGACACCGTCTTCTACGGCCTCGCCGACCGGGAGTGGAAGAAGGACGGCGGCATCAACCCGAAGAAGGGTGAGCCCAAGGACTACTTCTACAAGGCCGCCCACCAGTTCGGTCTCGGCAAGAAGACCGGCATCGACCTCCCCAACGAGGTCACCGGCCGGGTCCCCGACCGCGAGTGGAAGCAGAAGTACTGGGAGGCCAACAAGGACGCCTGGTGCAAGTCCGGCAAGAAGGACGGCACCTACGTCCAGAAGATCGCGTACGAGAACTGCCTCGAGGGCAACAAGATGCGCGAGGGCGACTCGATCAACTACTCCATCGGCCAGGGCGACACCCTGCTCACCCCGATCCAGGAGGCCGTGATCTACGGGGCGCTCGCCAACGGCGGCACCATGTACACCCCGACCATCGGCAAGGCGATCGTCAGCGCCGACGGCAAGCAGGTCACCGAGATCAAGCCGCAGGCCTCGGGCAAACTGCCCGTGAACAAGGCCACCATCGCCAAGATGGACGAGGCGCTCGCCGGTGTGGCCACCCGCGGCACCGCCGCCTGGAAGTTCCAGGGCTGGCCGCAGGACAAGATCCCGCTGCACGCCAAGACCGGTACCGCCGAGGTCTACGGCAAGCAGACCACCTCCTGGCTGGCCACGTACAGCAAGGACTACACGGTCATCATGACGATCTCGCAGGCCGGTACGGGCTCCGGCGCCTCCGGTGAGGCCGTGCGCAAGATCTACAACTCCCTGTACGGCGTCTCCGAGGACGGCAAGATCGACAAGAGCAAGGCGCTGCTGCCCACCCCGCAGAAGAGCCTGCCCAAGATCCAGTCCGACGGCACGATCAAGGCCCCCAAGGTCCAGAAGTACGACCCCAAGGCGGACCAGGCCAACGAGGAGGCCCCCCAGGGCGGCGCCTCTGAGACGCCGGTGGCGACCACCCCGTCACCCACCACCGGCAACCGACAGACACGGCGCCGCTCCGGCCGGGGCCGCCGCGGCGGACGCGGGAGGACGGCATGA
- a CDS encoding DUF4233 domain-containing protein, which produces MRMLCSSTLLGEFFVIGFAGLVAMKDPGLSVGTVWTVSGIAMVLCLLLCGVLTRPGGVQLGWALQLALIASGFFVPTMFFMGAVFTALWWASVHYGRKIDEAKARFAALHAEQGGQSQGSGPGDLGTA; this is translated from the coding sequence GTGCGCATGCTGTGTTCCTCGACCCTGCTGGGCGAGTTCTTCGTGATCGGCTTCGCCGGACTCGTCGCGATGAAGGACCCCGGCCTGTCCGTGGGGACGGTCTGGACGGTCAGCGGCATCGCCATGGTGCTGTGCCTGCTGCTGTGCGGGGTGCTCACCCGGCCCGGCGGCGTCCAGCTCGGCTGGGCGCTGCAGCTCGCGCTGATCGCCTCCGGGTTCTTCGTCCCCACGATGTTCTTCATGGGCGCGGTGTTCACCGCCCTGTGGTGGGCCTCGGTGCACTACGGCCGCAAGATCGACGAGGCGAAGGCCCGCTTCGCGGCCCTGCACGCGGAGCAGGGCGGGCAGAGCCAGGGCTCCGGCCCGGGAGACCTCGGTACTGCGTGA
- the rodA gene encoding rod shape-determining protein RodA, with translation MTGANSFSVSGYGPERAGWTRVFARDSLARRLDWPILLCAVALSLIGSLLVYSATRNRTEINQGDPYYFLLRHLLNTGIGIALMIGTVWLGHRTLRTAVPILYGISVFLILLVLTPLGATVNGAHAWIVFGGGFSLQPSEFTKITIILGMAMLLAARVDAGDKPYPDHRTVLQALGLAAVPVAIVLLMPDLGSVMVMVIIVLGVLLASGASNRWIFGLMGVGALGALAVWQLHILDEYQINRFAAFANPDLDPAGVGYNTNQARIAIGSGGLTGAGLFHGSQTTGQFVPEQQTDFVFTVAGEELGFVGAGAILLLLGVVLWRACRIARETTELYGTIVAAGIIAWFAFQAFENVGMTLGIMPVAGLPLPFVSYGGSSMFAVWIAVGLLQSIRVQRPLSA, from the coding sequence ATGACCGGCGCCAACAGCTTCTCCGTCTCCGGGTACGGACCCGAGCGGGCCGGCTGGACACGGGTCTTCGCCCGCGACTCCCTCGCCCGCCGCCTGGACTGGCCGATACTGCTGTGCGCCGTCGCGCTCTCGCTGATCGGCTCGCTGCTCGTCTACTCCGCGACCCGCAACCGCACCGAGATCAACCAGGGCGACCCGTACTACTTCCTGCTGCGCCACCTGCTCAACACCGGCATCGGCATCGCCCTGATGATCGGCACGGTCTGGCTCGGCCACCGCACCCTGCGTACCGCCGTGCCGATCCTCTACGGCATCTCGGTCTTCCTCATCCTGCTGGTGCTCACCCCGCTCGGCGCCACCGTCAACGGCGCCCACGCGTGGATCGTGTTCGGCGGCGGCTTCTCGCTCCAGCCCTCCGAGTTCACCAAGATCACGATCATCCTCGGCATGGCCATGCTGCTCGCCGCGCGTGTCGACGCCGGCGACAAGCCGTACCCCGACCACCGCACGGTCCTCCAGGCCCTGGGCCTGGCCGCCGTCCCGGTCGCGATCGTGCTGCTCATGCCCGACCTCGGCTCGGTCATGGTCATGGTCATCATCGTGCTGGGCGTACTGCTCGCCTCCGGCGCCTCCAACCGCTGGATCTTCGGTCTGATGGGCGTCGGCGCGCTCGGCGCCCTCGCGGTGTGGCAGTTGCACATCCTCGACGAGTACCAGATCAACCGCTTCGCGGCCTTCGCCAACCCCGACCTCGACCCGGCCGGCGTCGGCTACAACACCAACCAGGCCCGCATCGCCATCGGCTCCGGCGGCCTGACCGGCGCGGGCCTGTTCCACGGCTCCCAGACGACCGGCCAGTTCGTGCCCGAGCAGCAGACCGACTTCGTCTTCACGGTCGCCGGCGAGGAACTCGGCTTCGTCGGCGCCGGCGCGATACTGCTCCTGCTCGGCGTCGTCCTCTGGCGCGCCTGCCGCATCGCCCGCGAGACGACGGAGCTCTACGGCACGATCGTCGCCGCCGGCATCATCGCCTGGTTCGCCTTCCAGGCCTTCGAGAACGTCGGCATGACCCTCGGCATCATGCCGGTCGCGGGCCTCCCGCTCCCGTTCGTGTCGTACGGCGGCTCGTCGATGTTCGCGGTGTGGATCGCGGTGGGGCTGTTGCAGTCGATCAGGGTGCAGAGACCGCTGTCGGCGTAG